GGCGGCGAGCGGGAGGTTGGTCGCCTCGCGGACCCGCCGGATCACGTCCAGGTACGGCAGCGCGGGCTTGACCATCACGATGTCCGCCCCCTCCTCGACGTCCAGCTCCACCTCCAAGAGCGCCTCCCGGGCGTTGGCCGGGTCCATCTGGTAGGAGCGCCGGTCGCCGAAGGCCGGGGCGCTCTCGGCGGCCTCCCGGAAGGGCCCGTAGAAGGAGGAGGCGTACTTGGCCGCATAGGCCATGATCGGGGTGTTGTGGAAGCCCTCGCTGTCCAGCTCGCTCCTGATCGCCGCCACACGCCCGTCCATCATGTCCGAGGGGGCGACGATGTCCGCTCCGGCCTCGGCCTGAGAAGCGGCGGTGCGGGCGAGCAGCTCGAGGGTGACGTCGTTGAGCACCTCGCCGGTCTCCTTCTCCACCACCCCGCAGTGGCCGTGGCTGGTGTACTCGCACAGACACACGTCGGTTATGACCACGAGCTCCGGCACGGCGTCCTTTATGGCGCGGGTGGCGAGCTGGACGATGCCCTCCGGGTCGTAGGCCCCGGTGGCCGCCTCGTCCTTCTGCTCGGGGATGCCGAAGAGGAGCACCGCGGGGATGCCGAGCCGGTAAACGCGCCCGGCCTCCTCCACCGCGTGGTTTATGGAGAGCTGGAAGATGCCCGGCATGGAGTCGACCGGGTTGCGCACGTCCTCCCCCGCGGCCACGAAGATGGGGTAGACCAGATCCTCTGGAGAGAGCTCGGTCTCCCGCACGAGCCTCCGCAGGGACGCCGTGCGGCGGGTCCTGCGCATCCTCTGAACCGGAAATGACATTTTTCGCCTCACCTCTCTTGCGACGCACGGGCGGCGAAGAGCCCGACCACCGCCCTGACCAGCCCCTCTATAGTGTACTCGTCGGCCTCGGCGTCGACCCGGATGCCCCGCTCCCTCGCCGCGGCGGCGGTCACGGGTCCGATGCACGCCACCCGGGTCTTCGCCAGGAGCCGGGCCGCCTCCCCGGCTCCGAAGGCGGCGGCGAAGTTCTCGACGGTGGAGCTCGCCGTGAAGGTCACGCAGTCCACCTCTCCAGTCTCCAGCCGGCGGGCGAGCTCCTCCCGCCCCTCCGCCGAGGGGACCGTCTCGTAGGCCGGCGGCACGACCACCTTTGCCCCCGCGGCCCGCAGCCGCTCGGGGAGCACCTCCCGGGCCCGGGCGGCCCGCGGGATCAGGACGCGCCGGCCCTCGAGCGGCTCCCCGGAGATCTCCTCCAGCAGCGCCTCGGCCCGGTACTCCCGGGGAACGGCATCCACCCGCAGCCCGGCCTCCCGCACCCGCCCGGCCGTGGCGGGCCCGATGGCGGCGATCCTCGCCCGTCGCGGGACGGCCCGCACGTCCAGCCCGTGGAACACCAGCCGCTCCAGAAAGGCCCCGACCCCGTTGACGCTGGTGAAGACGATCCAGTCGAAGGAGTCCAGCTCCCGGATCGCCGCGTCCAGCGGCCCGAAGTCCGCGGGAGGGCGTATCTCGATGGTCGGGAACTCCACCACCGCGGCGCCGAGCTCCTCCAGCCGCCGCGAGAGCTCTCCGGCCTGGGCTCTGGCGCGGGTGACTACCACGCGCCGCCCGAAGAGCGGGCGCGCCTCGTACCAGGCGAGCCCCTCCTCCCGCAGCCGGACCACCTCCCCGACCACGGTCACCGCCGGAGGTCGCATCCCGGCCTCCGCCACCCGCCCGGCGATGTCCGCAAGGGTGCCCGTCACGGTCCGCTGCTCGGGGACCGTCCCCCAGCGGATGACCGCCACCGGCGTGTCCGGATCGCGCCCGGCGGCGACGAGCGAGGCGGCGATCTCCCCGAGGCGTCCCACTCCCATGTACAGCACCAGGGTGTCGGCCCCGCGGGCCACCCGGTCCCAGTCCACGTCAGTCCGACCCTTGGAGGGGTCTTCGTGCCCGGTGACGAAGGCCACGCTGGAGGCGAGGTTGCGGTGGGTGACCGGGATGCCGGCGTAGGCGGGGGCGGCGATCCCGCTGGTGACCCCGGGCACCACCTCGAAGGGCAGGCCGGCCTCGAGCAGCGCCAGCGCCTCCTCCCCGCCCCGGCCGAAGACGTAGGGGTCTCCCCCCTTCAGCCGCACCACCCGCTTCCCCTCCCGGCCGAGCCGGACGAGCAGCGCGTTGATCTCCTCCTGCTTCATGGCCTGGTCGTCGCCGGGACGCTTGCCGACGTAGAAGAGCTCGGCGTCCTGCCGGACATGCCGCAGCAGCGCCTGCGGGGCGAGACGGTCGTAGACCACGGCGTCGGCCTCCTCGAGGAGCCTGAGCCCCTTCACCGTGATGAGACCGGGATCACCGGGACCGCTCCCGACCAGGTGGATCACGACCTCACCCTCCCCACGAAGCTCAGGATCTCGCCCGCCCCCCGCTCCAGGAGCCTCCGGGCCAGGGCCTGCCCGACCTCCTCCGGCTCCTCACCGCTCTCCTCGCCCTCGTGCAGTGTCTTGCCATTGGGGGAGACGACCGCACCCCGCAGGCGTACTCGCCCCCCCACCGCCACCGCGCGTGCACCCACCGGAACCCGACACCCACCCCCGAGCTCCCGCAGCAGCGCCCGCTCGGCCGCTACCTCGCGCTCGGCCACCGGATCGTTGAGGAGCCGCCGGATCTCACCCAGCCGGGGATCGCCGCTCCGCACCGCCACGGCCAGCGCCCCCTGCCCCGCCGCGGGGAGCAGGATCTCGTGCGGAACGACCACGTGCGGCGCCTCCAGCCCGAGCCGCTCGATACCGGCCCTGGCCAGCACCAGTGCCTCCGCCGCCCCCTCGCGCACCTTGCGGATGCGGGTATCCACGTTCCCCCGGATCTCCACGACCCGCAGATCCGGCCTCCGGTGCAGCAGCTGCGCCCGACGCCGCAGGCTGGAGGTGGCGACCCGCGCCCCCTCGGGAAGTTCGTCCACCGTCCAGCCCTCCTCCGAGACCAGAACGTCGGAGGGATCCTCCCGCCCGGCGACGGCCGCGAGCGTCACCCCCTCCGGCAGCCCGGTGGGAACATCCTTCATGGAGTGAACGGCGAGGTCCACCTCCCCGGAGAGCAGCGCCTCGTCGAGCTGACGGGTGAAGACGTCCCGCTGGTCTATCACCGAGAGCGGGGTGTCGGGACGCCGGTCGCTGGTGGTCCTTATCCTGCGCAGTTCCACCCCGAAACCCGCCCGCCGCAGCCTTGCGGCGCAGAACCCGGCCTGTATCAGGGCCAGCGGCGAGCCCCGGGTGCCCAGAACGAGCCGCCCGGACATCGTCAGGGCTCTCTGGAGCGGTGCAGCTCCATCCCGGGACCGCGCAGCGCGAGCAGCCGCCGCCGGACCTCGGCGCTGTCTAAAGGATCGCCGGCTTCGGCCCGGGCCTTTATCTCGGAGATGGGGCCGTGCAGCAGCTTGTTGACGATCGAGCGGCTCATCTTCTCCACGGCCTCCTCCTGCTCCGGGGAGAGGTTCATCTTCTTCAGCGTCCGGGAGACCTCGTGCCGCCGGATCCTCTCGGCCCCGTCGCGCAGCTCCTTGATGAGCGGAGCGACGTGCAGGGTGCTGAGCCAGCTCATGAACTCCACCACCGCCGGACCGATCATCTCCTCGGCCGCCGCCGCGGCCTCCCGCCGGTCCTCGGCGTTGCGCTCGACGACGGCCTGCAGATCGTCTATGTCGTACAGGAAGGCTCCCTCGATGCTCTGCACCACCGGGTCGATGTCCCGCGGAACGGCTATGTCGATGAGGAAGAGCGGCTCCTCCCTGGCCTCGAGCGCGGCCGAGA
The Rubrobacter xylanophilus genome window above contains:
- the hemC gene encoding hydroxymethylbilane synthase, which codes for MSGRLVLGTRGSPLALIQAGFCAARLRRAGFGVELRRIRTTSDRRPDTPLSVIDQRDVFTRQLDEALLSGEVDLAVHSMKDVPTGLPEGVTLAAVAGREDPSDVLVSEEGWTVDELPEGARVATSSLRRRAQLLHRRPDLRVVEIRGNVDTRIRKVREGAAEALVLARAGIERLGLEAPHVVVPHEILLPAAGQGALAVAVRSGDPRLGEIRRLLNDPVAEREVAAERALLRELGGGCRVPVGARAVAVGGRVRLRGAVVSPNGKTLHEGEESGEEPEEVGQALARRLLERGAGEILSFVGRVRS
- the hemB gene encoding porphobilinogen synthase, producing MSFPVQRMRRTRRTASLRRLVRETELSPEDLVYPIFVAAGEDVRNPVDSMPGIFQLSINHAVEEAGRVYRLGIPAVLLFGIPEQKDEAATGAYDPEGIVQLATRAIKDAVPELVVITDVCLCEYTSHGHCGVVEKETGEVLNDVTLELLARTAASQAEAGADIVAPSDMMDGRVAAIRSELDSEGFHNTPIMAYAAKYASSFYGPFREAAESAPAFGDRRSYQMDPANAREALLEVELDVEEGADIVMVKPALPYLDVIRRVREATNLPLAAYSVSGEYAMIKAASQNGWLDERSAVLEALTGIKRAGAEIIITYFAPEVARWLSE
- the cobA gene encoding uroporphyrinogen-III C-methyltransferase, with the protein product MIHLVGSGPGDPGLITVKGLRLLEEADAVVYDRLAPQALLRHVRQDAELFYVGKRPGDDQAMKQEEINALLVRLGREGKRVVRLKGGDPYVFGRGGEEALALLEAGLPFEVVPGVTSGIAAPAYAGIPVTHRNLASSVAFVTGHEDPSKGRTDVDWDRVARGADTLVLYMGVGRLGEIAASLVAAGRDPDTPVAVIRWGTVPEQRTVTGTLADIAGRVAEAGMRPPAVTVVGEVVRLREEGLAWYEARPLFGRRVVVTRARAQAGELSRRLEELGAAVVEFPTIEIRPPADFGPLDAAIRELDSFDWIVFTSVNGVGAFLERLVFHGLDVRAVPRRARIAAIGPATAGRVREAGLRVDAVPREYRAEALLEEISGEPLEGRRVLIPRAARAREVLPERLRAAGAKVVVPPAYETVPSAEGREELARRLETGEVDCVTFTASSTVENFAAAFGAGEAARLLAKTRVACIGPVTAAAARERGIRVDAEADEYTIEGLVRAVVGLFAARASQER